The following DNA comes from Triticum aestivum cultivar Chinese Spring chromosome 3D, IWGSC CS RefSeq v2.1, whole genome shotgun sequence.
CAGCCAAGACAAGGATTTGGTCCTTGAACATTGGGGATTTTTTCTCCCAGCTCACTCTGCTTTGCTGGGGCAGAGGGCCTTAGTAGTACAGTACTAGCGCTTTACAAAATCAGAAATTCAGTACTATCTCctttgcgtgtgtgtgtgcgtgcgcgcgttGCTTTTAGCGTGATCTAACTGCCGCCTCTATAGCCAAAGCTGTTGCTGTCACCTGTTAGGCTGCTGTTACAACAACTATGCAATGAGTAACATTTAAACCCGACTGTTTTGCCAATTTTTTGTACCAAAATCACATGGCATTCTACAAAGTACTGCGTTTGTATCTGATGACCACAGGTTTATGCACCAAACACCAACATAAGCGCAAGTTGTTCTCCTCCTAACATAAGCATGTGTAGGATAATCAGATGAATGTAATTAGAATCTGTTGCCTCTGAAGATTATGTAAAACATTATTGAAAAATCTTTTGGCGATAGTATATTTTTCACCATGACTTTTTTTTCTTTCAGTACTCCTAAGCTTAAAGGAAAGCTATGAAGAAGCTCTTCAGAGGACGGATGTCAAAGCTATTGTTGTTACAGGTATTTGCCTGTTCATTTTTTTAGCCAATATAAATGCCACGGCTGGGGCGCTGGCCCCACCCACCTTCTCCATGTCCGGGCTATCTAGCCGTCACCATGTTTGTGCATTTGAAGAACAAAACACTATTTGTTCCAGTGAGTAAACCGTTCCTTATTATTTCAAGCCTTTCACAGGGAAAGGAGGGAAATTTTCTGGAGGATTTGATATTAGTTCCTTTGGTGATCTTCACAGTGGAAAAAGTAGGTTATACTCGTCTCATTGTGTTATTCTTGTTGTTTCATTACTGTTTGAATAATTCTATAAATCTCACcattttttttatatatgtttCTAACAGTTGAGCAGCCAAAGGTTGGTTACATATCAATAGACATTCTCACTGAACTTCTGGAAGGTATATGATTAGTCCACCTTGTCTCTTGGTTCATTACTGCCGTTATGTTAAAAAAAATTGTTGAATATTTCCTGTACATATTGTGTTAAATAGGAGCAACAAAGCCATCAGTGGCTGCAATTGATGGTCTTTGTCTTGGCGGAGGATTAGAAGTTTCCATGGTACTTTTCTTCTTTAGCCTTCCCTAGATCAGTTAAATCAAGAGGTTTTATCTTATATGATTTTTTTTGTGTTACATTAGGCATGCCATGCACGTATTTCAACTCCCACTGCTCAATTAGGTCTTCCAGAACTTCAACTTGGAATCATTCCAGGATTTGGAGGTAAAATTATATATTTAATATCTCATGTATGTTACGTTTTCTGTATGTTATAGCCTTATAGGTACCAGAGACAATTCATTATTTGGATCCTTTTATACATAAAGTAAAGTGGCTCTTAAACCGTGCAATTTCCTGTTAGTTTTGTAGCGCAGAAACTGCTTATTATTATGTTTGTGTTTTTTTAAACACCCAGAAATATATCAGGAGCTAACAAACATTCAAAATTGATAACAACCAATTATGTCACACAGGAGGATAATTCATAATTGTTATGCTTAATGTTTTTTAAACCATGCAATGTCGTACAACACTTTTCCTATTACAAAATTTATCAATAGCATTAGCAGCCCCATTAGCATCCCACTTACTCCTCACCAAGTTTACAACTTGAAGACACCACATAAGTCCAAGAGCCTCCTTCAAATCCGAAAAAGGTGATCTGTCCATTGTTGGCACAGAAAGGAGACGATGCACATGAAGGCAATCAGTTTCTAGGATTATCCTAAGGCGCAAAACAAGTGCGAACCAAAGACACCCCCCCTCCACTTGCAGAATTGAGCGACACATCAGCATTTACCTTTGTCCAGCTCCAAGGTGGAGGATTCCATCTCTCCTTGACCAACGATCCCAGAGCCTTATGATTAGTGATTCCCTGTGTGAAACAAACAAAGGAGCCTTTGGTTTGGCGCCACTAGAATAGCCATCACTACTCTACAAACCGAAGAATGAAAGAAACATATCTTTTAAGAGAAAGAACCGATGCTGCATTTGAAGCCTTTCCTTTCCAGACATAGTTTTGAAGGTGCCAATCACTCTAGAAGAGGAAGCATAACTTACAGCCAGTTCATGTGTTTTCATTCATCTATACATGGAGGAATCAGTCTGGACCAGAATTAAAGAAAATTTCCTCACCTTGAAACTTCCATGCTGAACTGAGCCTGTATCTGAGCTCAGGAGACTTGTATAATTGATCAAAGGATGGaaacatcctcatcttcacttctTCAGTGCCACAGATGCTACATGTTGATTGTACAGCAAGGTGCCTCCTGCATCTATTAGATTGCACCGCAAGACTGTCTGTGGCCACTTTCCAAGCAACCATTTTAATCTTCCGTGAAACATTTGTTAGTCAGATTGTATTCCAATTTTTTCTATCTCCATTGGCTGTCCCACTGTTTTGCCCAGGGTCATCACTAGACAACTtgttgtgcaaaactagcttgtaGGCTCTATGAACAGTAAAACAACCAGGCCTCTCATAATACAAGGCGGGTACTGAGCACTGCATCTGCATCATGAATGTTTTGTTTTTCGTCCCTAATTTATTTAAATATGAATGATATAAACTCCACTGTTTCTTTGTACCTTGTCATATGCTTAACCCCCAAAATGAACTGGATTATATTCAGCTTTTTTTCAATGTGTGACTCATATGCATATTTATAGGAACACAGCGACTCCCACGTCTTGTTGGGCTGACAAAGTCACTTGAAATGATATTGGTAAATACTGCTTTGAAGCATATGGTTTTCTTTTTTGTGATTTTACTGGTTTAGTTCAACTTCTTCAGTTAAACTAAACAACCCATTTGCATCAGCTATCCAAGCCAATTAAGGGCGAAGAGGCACACCAAGTGGGTCTTGTTGATTCCATAGTTTCTCCTAATGATTTGGTGAATACTGCTCGTCGTTGGGCTTTGGATATCTGTGAGCTCAGAAAGCCATGGATCAAAAGCCTTTACAAGACCGACAAACTGGAACCCCTTGGTGAGGCTAGGGAGATTCTCAAGTTTGCAAGGGCTCAAGCTCGAAAGCAGGCTGCAAATCTTGAACACCCACTTGTTTGTATTGATGTCATTGAAGAAGGTATAATTTCAGGCCCTCGAGCTGGGCTCTGGAAGGTACTTGATGCTACTCATGCTCTTACCGCCACTTTACTTGATTTTCCTGTTGTGAACAGATTCTACAGGATTTTCTGATTTCACTTCCTTAATGTAAATGCAGGAAGCAAACGCATTCCAGAGCCTTCTTTTCTCGGATACATGTAAAAGCTTACTTCATGTATTCTTCTCTCAGCGTGCAACATCAAAGGTATGAAGGACATTTTTTCTAATTGTTACTACTGAATTACACTGTGTTTTAATCGGTTAATCCTCTAAAATATGCGACAGGTTCCTGGTGCTACAGACTTGGGTTTGATGCCTAGGAAAATAACTAAAGTCGCCATTCTAGGTGGTGGGCTTATGGGTTCTGGAATTGCTACTGCAATGATACTGAGTAACTATCCTGTGCTACTGAAAGAAGTAAACGAGAAATTTCTGAATGCTGGAATTGACAGGATCAAAGGTACTACAGACAGGATTAAGCCTCGTCATATCTATTTTTTTCCAGGGAATCTCTTACGTTGCGTCTGTGCAATAAAAAGATAAAATTATCTCACTGGTTCGCTTCACCAGCCAATTTGCAGAGCCGTGTGAGGAAAGGAAAAATGACAGAGGAGAGATATGAGAAGGCTTTGTCTCTTGTCACTGGTGCCCTTGGTTATGAAAAGTTCAAAGAAGTGGACTTAGTTATCGAGGCAAGTCTTAAATCTTATTAATGACCCTGAATTAATTACAGTTAGCCAGTTATACTTAATTATGTTATTTCTCACAATTGCAGGCGGTTATTGAGAATGTGAAGTTGAAGCAGCAAATATTTGCGGACTTGGAGAAGTACTGCCCTTCCCATTGCATCCTTGCTACCAACACATCTACAATTGATCTTAATCTAATTGGAGAGAAAACAAAGTCGCAAGACCGTATTGTTGGCGCACACTTCTTTAGGTAATGCAGTGTATATTGATTGATGCACAGTAATTCTGGATGTACATCCATTAACTGATTGCACTACGTATGCAGTCCTGCGCATGTGATGCCACTCCTGGAAATAGTTCGTACCCAGCACACTTCAGCACAGGTTGTTGTTGACTTGCTGGATGTCGGGAAGAGGATCAAGAAGACACCAATAGTGGTTGGGAATTGTACTGGTTTTGCCGTCAACAGGATGTTCTTTCCTTACACCCAGTCAGCACTCCTGTTTGTTGATTATGGTATGGATGTTTACAAGATCGATCGTGCATGTACCAAATTTGGAATGCCCATGGGTCCATTCAGGTCAGATATATAATTATGTATTGTTTTCCTGAATATATATATAAGCTCCTGCGGCATTCTTAACGTTTCGTATGATAGTTTTCGTGCGATGCTAGATGGACTCAGTCTAGTTGCTAACtattttatgtatatatatatatatatatatatatgcaggcTTGCAGATCTTGTTGGTTTTGGTGTTGCTGTGGCTACTGGTATGCAGTACCTTGAAAATTTCCCAGAGAGAGTCTACAAGTCCATGCTAATTCCTATTATGATGGAGGACAAAAGGGCAGGTAAAATTTATCAAACTGCACTAGTATATCATGCATATTTGTTCTTttgcaattaatgtttgtaccGGTTTCTGAAATTTGTTACCATTCATGTAGGCGAAGCCAGTCGGAAGGGATTTTACAAGTACGAGGATAAGAGGAAGGCAACTCCTGATCCTGAAATTATGACGTATATTCAGAAATCTAGGAGCATGGCAGGAGTCACTCCAGACGCTGAGGTTTGGTTTGGTTCATCCTTTGATTTTTGTCTAATCTCTATTGTATTTTCCTAGAGAAAGGTTTTCGGTGAAAGCATGTGCAGTAATAGAATGACTGTAGCTGTTCATTCTTGGCATATTTGTTTTTCTGATCTGCTCTTGTGATTCTAGCATTGAGAAGGGGGTTTTAATTAGGAATAATTTCTCAAAAAAACGTCGTTACATTTTGTTAATTATGTTGCTGTTTATGTTTGTATTATGGATGGCAATTGTTTTTTTGTGGAAGAAGCAAAGCAGAAGTAGATATTTATAGTATCTCCTGTACTAGATGAGCAGATATAGCTTGGTTTACATTGAATGGATGGTTATATATAGTGGTAGAAATATCCATTCTAAATCGACAATATCCTTGGTAGTGGTTAAAGTAGCATTTGTTGCAAAAGAAACAAGTTGCTCTAGTGCTGAAACTTTCTGCATAAACATGTCAGTTGATGAAGCTAAGTGACAAGGACATAGTTGAGATGGTGTTCTTCCCGGTCATAAACGAGGCATGCCGTGTCCTTGATGAGGGCATTGCAGTCAAGGCGTCGGATCTTGACATCGCCTCAATCTTTGGCATGGGCTTCCCACCTTACAGGTCCGTTTTTAAGATGCCTGGTCAAATTTGCCTCTTATTATGAAGCTTACAGGTCCTGTTGTAGAGATTTACTAGCAACTACTTACTCGCCTGTCAATTGTTGCAACATATTGTAGGGGAGGGGTCATGTTATGGGGAGATTCCATCGGCGCAAAATACATCCACGGCAAGTTGCAGGAGTGGGCGAAGCGGTACGGCAGCTTCTTCGAGCCTTGCTCCTACCTCGCCGAAAGAGCAGCAAAGGGGATTCCTCTGGTGAGCATGAGTGGCATTTCGTTTCAGCTGAAAACTTTAATGCCTAGCTATTTTCTTCACTACTAGAAGTACTTGTAGTTTCTATTTGTTTCAGCCAGAATGAAAGCCTGTACCTCAATATTAGATCACCAATTAATTCTTCAAGTTCTGATAGCGAAATGTGATACAGTATATGATACTACTTAATTTTCATGTGCAGAGTGCACCAGCAGCAAGTCAAGTCAAGTCCCGGCTATAGGTGATGGTAGGCCTGGTACTTCTGTCAGCTGAAGGAAATTATGCCACCGAGTAATAATGCGCGATGAAGGTGGTGAACTGGTGATTAGTGGAAGGGGCTGAATAAGGATAACAACACGTGAGCTGTATATTAGGAAGCAAAGGAAACCGTAACTAATTGCGGTTGGACCCTTGAAGGGATTTATGTAATATGTGCAATGATTCTTAAATAATATTTGCAAATATGCTCTGTCAATTCTTTTGTTACACACCGAATCTGCCCTGCAATAGCGTGAATGTCTAAACCTGAATTTCTGAAACAATGTGTGCTCAATGTGCTGGTGTGATGAACCTGAACTGCACAACCTAAACCTGAACTCCTTTTTTTTATCTTAGACAATCCTGCAAAGCTTTATTCATCCAGTCATGATGTTTACAGGAACTAACATAGGATCACAAGgatggcctaaccaaacatggcggccaatacaaagagagagctttgcgaCGACTCGTGAGCTTCAAAAATTGAAGTTTCTAAGCTCATGAATAGAACTACACAAAAGGATACGCCGGAGAACATATCACTGCCCGTGAATTTGCCCCGCCAGGCCACGCCGAGAGGCCCGTCCTTTTGCAATGAGACCTAGCCCGTTTTCTGTTTGCGACCCTAGCCGACTAGGGTTTCTCTACCCGGTGGCTCTGAGGTTCGGATGACCGCCTAACAATCACTCATGAAAGGGAAAATGACAATTGACCGTGCCATGCGCTCCTTTCCTCTGGAAAATTTGCATTTCTCGAGCTCCCGTTTTGGATTTGGTGAGGGAGAGAAAAGCGGCGACACTGCACATCTATATTGGGAAAAGGAAAGTCTACAGTGCTTTCTTCCCACCGCCCACCGCCCACGGCCGATAAGACTATCTCTTGATCTGCCTAACCCTTTTGGCCTACAATGCTGTCTTTCCACCGCCCACGGCAGAATATACTCCCTGAAAACCCTTGTTTTTATTTATTACTCTGCATATTAGTTTGTTGTTGCTGTTGTATATAGCAAACAATATAAAACATTTACGGTAACAAATCTAATGGTACTGATTTAGTATTGCACTAGAAGTTAATAATTAtttcctataaagttggtcaaagtttataaaatTTGACTAAAGACAAAGCTAAATATAGAGTAAGTAAAAACGAAGGAAGTAATAATCCCCACAATGTTGTTATGTCAAAATTAGTTGCTTAGATAAGAAACATGCACCATCAGAGCTATATTTATTAATCTACAATTTTTTATGGTTAACATTACACAACTCAGATAAGAGGGGGTTATTGCTTTGCAGAATACAATGCTATGACCTTGCTTTCATACCCAAGCACACacaaaaaaaaggcaaaaaaaaaaaaaaacttgattTCATAGTCCGCGGTTGAAGAATACAGCGACAACTCTCTTGCTAATTCTCTGTTATGTTTAACAGATGAGGAATTCGAAGGCATCTAACTAATCAGATCAGCAACTAATATTCATGACACTCGTCCTCATACATAGGCCAGGAATGTGTGGGTACAAGTTCTGTGGTATTACTTCAGTTTCACATATTACCACCCATCACGCGAAAACTAGCTTTAACAACATTTCAGACATCTCTTATTATCAGACCGCGGCTGACTTCTGCAGGTTGCCCATTCCAAACAAATTCTCAAACAGTTTCGAAGCCATTGGAGGAACCGTCATAGGCACCGGGGCCATGAAATTAGCAATCTTCTCGTGAACACTGTACCTGAAAACTCACATAAACAAGTTAATACACAATTGCCAGCGAGAAAAACCAACTGCACCAAAAGTAACTCTACCTTATCTTTCTGCTCTTTGAAGCGCGGCGATCCACGAGTttcctcttcttgttctgcttcttcctCAGAGCATAAAATGCAGACTCTGAAACAATTGCAGCAGCATGGCTCATAAATGCATTCAGGGCAAAAAGAAACTAGTGCAGATGTGCAATTCTTGGATATGAACTAACCAGATGCTCCTGTATCACACGACTCGAGAAACTCCTTGAGAAGTTGATGATAAAATTCAGAATCATCAATAAGTTCAGGATCACCTTCCACATCCTTCCCCTGAGTTGAAACAAGGGGTCAACATATGAGACCAGCAAGTGCACTACACATACAATATCTAATTCGATTGGTGGTGGAAATATCCCCGAAATCAGTCTAATTTAATTAATCGGTTAGATCGATAACTGAGGCTACATGAATTTTTGCCTCAATGGAATAACAAGTCTAACTGGACTGCATAACACGAAATTTGAATAGAACAAAATGAGAAACAGGCAGGCAAGCTTGACATTATTCCAAGTAAAGAATGAAGTGTTGCTCAAACCTCAACGGTAGTAGCAGGCTCCGCTGCACTCTGCAAAATGAATGAGAAGACACAGATTATTCACTATAATGAAGCAGAAACATGACtggtggccctcataatagatgcGTATAAAATACCTCCCCGAATACACCAACATCAGATTTCCTCAAGTACATCCGGTTAATCATCCTGCTTGGGTCTCTCATGTAACCAGCAACTTGGTCACTTATGTTCTGTTCTCATACAACATGGAAAGCAAGGGTCTTAGCTTTTTAAATCCAGGCCTGTTCCACAATAAAAAATTACTAGAAGTAGTTAAATAGGCATTCAACCAACCTGATTAAATGCGTGCAACTTTCCTTTCAGTGCAGCAGCTCCAGTTGTGACCTGTGTTTTCCTCTGCCATTTATCTATCTCGGTATTTCTGAAAGGGGTTATCCTGTACAAAAATCATGGTACGTAGCAAATTAGCAATCCAGAAAACAAAGGTCTTGTAAAGATGAAACCGATTTTTTTATTACTTATAACAGAGCCAAACAAACAATTCACTAACTCAAAGGCATTTAAGAGACTATTATAATAAAGGACCAGGGAAGAGTTTAGATCATTAGATGGTCTGTATTAAAGCACAAAACACATTCTACTAACATGATATGGTAAGCATACAAGGGCAGAACTGCATAGTGCTGATTAACAAAAGATCTTCTGCTACGCAAGACATTGTAACACATCGAAGAATATATCCTGCAGTACATCATCAGAGTTTCTATTGCTGCAAAAGATTACCTTGTATGCAATTTCTGTACTTGCAACCACTCGTCACTCTCTCCATTTGAGTCAGGCAATGTGTCTGTCATTAAGTCAGGATTAATGAATGTTTCAAGGCATCTTTCAGAATGAGAAAGACTGGATAGCAGTTTTACCATTTGCACCCTTTGCAGCCTGGTTCTGCTCCAGTAAAGCCTACAGGTAGTTTTGGAAAGCATATTGCGCACAGTAAGAAAACCTGGAACAACTACAGTATAGCGGTAGCATAGCACTGAAGCAAAAAACATGAGCAGGTAAGTGAACCTTCTGCAGCTCCAGCATGCAACCGAGAGTCTGTTTCGATGAGTCCAACAGATCAACATATGCTTGCTCTATCTCCTGATCATGACTGCAGAACCTTGACTTGGATGGATCCTGCAAGAACAGAATAAAATATATGTTTCTTCAGAAGTAAAACCAATGAAGACAAAGAAACAAAGGTGCATGTTCTGGCAGTCATATGAGAGAAACAACAGACCTTGGGAAGCTTGTTTGAAGTGGAGAATGCTTTCTGCAGCAAGAATCTCATTTCCAGGGTCTTATCCCATAGCGCCTTCAGTAAACAGCAATTGGATGTAGAGGTTAATAGTTTGAAAGCTTAAACACTGAATGTAAAGGATAGCTGTGCAAGAACATGATCATGGTGAGTAGATGTTATGCAAAGCACATACAAGAAAATACCTTTTGGTTTTTGACTGCCTGGCCTCTTGAGACATCGTCATCCCTGTGTTGTTTCAGGGTTTGAAGAATGCTTCTGCAAGGTAGAAGAGAAGAATATAAGTGAGATGATGAAGCAGATTCTATAGTAAACCGTGTGAAAGGGAGGCATGGCGAAGAAGGGCCGAAAGGAGACATTACTGTTGATTGGCCTGGAGGGTGCGATACTGCTGCTCGAGCTCTCCCATCTCACCATCATCATCCTCCTCATGGAGgctctcctcatcatcatcctcatcatcatggaggctctcctcatcgtcatcctcctcctcatgGAGGCTCTCCTCAtcgtcatcctcctcctcgtcactctaacaagagagagagatagGCACAAAACAGCTAAGCAACCTATACCCCTCGGAGGAAAAGGAAAATGAGAGGGGAGGGCGGTACTTACGGTGGAGGAATCCTGGACGTCGTCATCGGCAGCGCTCCTTGTGGAGAAGAAGCTGTCCTCTGGGTCGGAGTGGTCATCGAGGTGGAGTTCAGAGTCGCTGCCTGAATTGGGAGAAGCCTCCGAGGGGGAAGGGGAAGGTGACGCCTTGCGGTGCTTGCGTGCGAGTGGCGCCATCTTGTATCGTCAACTAGGCCTGAGTGTTCAGTATAAACCGGAATTTTGGTTAGTAcattttggttttgtttttttgGACAGATTTGGTTATTGACTAAAGCTAACAAAAGATGTCAGTCAAAAACGCAAAGTCGGTATTTCGGTTAATCTAGAAAATCGGTTCAGTGGTCGGTCAATACCGAACTGTACAGGTTCCAGAATTTCAGGTTCAGCGCACCAGTACACTGAGCATACACTGTTACAGAAATTCAGGTTTAGACAATCACACTGTTTCGGGGCAGGTTCAGGGTTTAACAAAACAATTGACAGAGTACATTTGCAACATAATTTCAGGGGTTATTTACAACTTAACAATAGCCAACTTAATGCTATTGTGTTTTGCCAAGCATCGTACTCAGTGGCGCAAATAGTACGTCTCTCGAGTTTACTAAAGTCGACCTCCAATCCATCGACTTGTTTTGGGCGACAATTCGTCCTTCATGCTCAAAACCGGATGAATTTCGTCCAAAACCAGAGT
Coding sequences within:
- the LOC123077243 gene encoding glyoxysomal fatty acid beta-oxidation multifunctional protein MFP-a isoform X2, with product MAAKGRTKMEVGGDGVAVITICNPPVNSLSIDVLLSLKESYEEALQRTDVKAIVVTGKGGKFSGGFDISSFGDLHSGKIEQPKVGYISIDILTELLEGATKPSVAAIDGLCLGGGLEVSMACHARISTPTAQLGLPELQLGIIPGFGGTQRLPRLVGLTKSLEMILLSKPIKGEEAHQVGLVDSIVSPNDLVNTARRWALDICELRKPWIKSLYKTDKLEPLGEAREILKFARAQARKQAANLEHPLVCIDVIEEGIISGPRAGLWKEANAFQSLLFSDTCKSLLHVFFSQRATSKVPGATDLGLMPRKITKVAILGGGLMGSGIATAMILSNYPVLLKEVNEKFLNAGIDRIKANLQSRVRKGKMTEERYEKALSLVTGALGYEKFKEVDLVIEAVIENVKLKQQIFADLEKYCPSHCILATNTSTIDLNLIGEKTKSQDRIVGAHFFSPAHVMPLLEIVRTQHTSAQVVVDLLDVGKRIKKTPIVVGNCTGFAVNRMFFPYTQSALLFVDYGMDVYKIDRACTKFGMPMGPFRLADLVGFGVAVATGMQYLENFPERVYKSMLIPIMMEDKRAGEASRKGFYKYEDKRKATPDPEIMTYIQKSRSMAGVTPDAELMKLSDKDIVEMVFFPVINEACRVLDEGIAVKASDLDIASIFGMGFPPYRGGVMLWGDSIGAKYIHGKLQEWAKRYGSFFEPCSYLAERAAKGIPLSAPAASQVKSRL
- the LOC123077243 gene encoding glyoxysomal fatty acid beta-oxidation multifunctional protein MFP-a isoform X1, producing the protein MAAKGRTEMEVGGDGVAVITICNPPVNSLSIDVLLSLKESYEEALQRTDVKAIVVTGKGGKFSGGFDISSFGDLHSGKIEQPKVGYISIDILTELLEGATKPSVAAIDGLCLGGGLEVSMACHARISTPTAQLGLPELQLGIIPGFGGTQRLPRLVGLTKSLEMILLSKPIKGEEAHQVGLVDSIVSPNDLVNTARRWALDICELRKPWIKSLYKTDKLEPLGEAREILKFARAQARKQAANLEHPLVCIDVIEEGIISGPRAGLWKEANAFQSLLFSDTCKSLLHVFFSQRATSKVPGATDLGLMPRKITKVAILGGGLMGSGIATAMILSNYPVLLKEVNEKFLNAGIDRIKANLQSRVRKGKMTEERYEKALSLVTGALGYEKFKEVDLVIEAVIENVKLKQQIFADLEKYCPSHCILATNTSTIDLNLIGEKTKSQDRIVGAHFFSPAHVMPLLEIVRTQHTSAQVVVDLLDVGKRIKKTPIVVGNCTGFAVNRMFFPYTQSALLFVDYGMDVYKIDRACTKFGMPMGPFRLADLVGFGVAVATGMQYLENFPERVYKSMLIPIMMEDKRAGEASRKGFYKYEDKRKATPDPEIMTYIQKSRSMAGVTPDAELMKLSDKDIVEMVFFPVINEACRVLDEGIAVKASDLDIASIFGMGFPPYRGGVMLWGDSIGAKYIHGKLQEWAKRYGSFFEPCSYLAERAAKGIPLSAPAASQVKSRL
- the LOC123077244 gene encoding putative uncharacterized protein DDB_G0270496, producing the protein MAPLARKHRKASPSPSPSEASPNSGSDSELHLDDHSDPEDSFFSTRSAADDDVQDSSTSDEEEDDDEESLHEEEDDDEESLHDDEDDDEESLHEEDDDGEMGELEQQYRTLQANQQSILQTLKQHRDDDVSRGQAVKNQKALWDKTLEMRFLLQKAFSTSNKLPKDPSKSRFCSHDQEIEQAYVDLLDSSKQTLGCMLELQKALLEQNQAAKGANDTLPDSNGESDEWLQVQKLHTRITPFRNTEIDKWQRKTQVTTGAAALKGKLHAFNQNISDQVAGYMRDPSRMINRMYLRKSDVGVFGESAAEPATTVEGKDVEGDPELIDDSEFYHQLLKEFLESCDTGASESAFYALRKKQNKKRKLVDRRASKSRKIRYSVHEKIANFMAPVPMTVPPMASKLFENLFGMGNLQKSAAV